The stretch of DNA ATAAAACTCAACGCTTCTCCTTGTGTAGCTTGTTGTGAAGCATCTCGTAAAAGATGGTAGCCATTTAGTTTGTAAACCATTTGTGTAAAACCAGAACAATCAATTCCGAATGGTGTTTTCCCTCCCCATAAATAAGGTGCATTTAAATACATAAATGCTGTTTTTATAAGATCTAACTTAGGTTTTATACCGCAAGTTCTTATTCCTTCAAAAGTATAATTTTTGTCGTTTATATTTTCATCGTTTAAAAATGAAAGAGAACTTCCCATAGAGATAGGTAATAATTCATTATTTGAATTGGATACAAACTCAATTAAATCATTGCTTAAAACAAGTGGAGTATTTTGAAGTATTTCAAATTGAGCTTCGGAAATAAACTGAAATTGTTTGTTGTCAATCCAACCTTGATAATTGTCAAAAGCTATTTCAATCTTAGTCCATTTTAATTGATGGTCTAAAACTTTAAAATGTTCGCCAAAAAGAAGTTGTGTTACTTGTTCGCTTCTATCTGAAGCTTCAAGCCGAACAGGAACAATAGCAAGATTGCAAATACCAAACATTAACTCTATAATAAAAAACAAAGTTATGAGATATATTGAAAATATCCCATAACTTCATCAAAAAAATACTACAATTAAGCGCGTTCTATTACAATAGCAGAAGCACCGCCACCACCATTACAAATAGCAGCTGCACCAAATTTTGCGTTATTTTGTTCTAAAACATTGATTAAAGTAACAATGATTCTTGCTCCAGAACAACCAAGAGGATGTCCTAATGAAACTGCACCACCATTAACATTTATGTTATTTTCAGATAAACCTAAAATTTTAGCATTTGCTAATCCTACAACTGAAAAAGCTTCATTAAATTCAAAATATTCAATATCAGAAATTGATAAACCAGCTTTGTCTAATGCTTTTGGTAAAGCTTTTGCCGGAGCTGTAGTAAACCACTTTGGTTCATGTGCAGCATCTGCATAAGATTTAATATAAGCTAAAGGTTTTAAACCTAATTCATTTGCTTTTTCTTCACTCATTAAAACTAAAGCAGCAGCACCATCATTAATTGTTGAAGCATTTGCAGCAGTAACTGTTCCTTCTTTTGTAAAAACAGCAGGTAAAGAAGGAATTCTATCTAACTTAACATTAGTAAATTCTTCATCTTTAGAAACAATAATAGGTTCTCCACGTCTTTGAGGAACTTCAACTGGAACAATTTCAGTATTAAATTTTCCAGCTTCCCAAGCAGCTGCAGAACGCTCATATGATTGAATTGCGAAACGATCTTGCTCTTCACGAGAGATATTATACTCAGAAGCACATAAATCAGCACAAACCCCCATTGCATTGTTATCGTAAGCATCTGTAAGGCCATCTTTTTGAAGACCGTCTACCATAGTAGTAGGACCAAATTTAACTCCGTTTCTCAAGTGAACATAATGAGGAATTAAACTCATGTTTTCCATACCACCAGCAATAATAACATCAGCATCACCGCTCATGATAGCTTGTGCACCTTGCATAACAGCTTTCATTCCACTTGCACAAACTTTATTTACAGTAGTACAAGGAACTGTATCAGGTAAACCTGCATACATTGCAGCTTGTCGAGCTGGAGCTTGACCATTACCTGCTTGTACAACATTACCCATTAATACTTCATTAACTTCTTTTGGATCTAAATTTATTTTAGCCAATGCTCCTTTGATTGCTGTTGCTCCAAGTTTAGTTGCAGGAACTGTAGATAAAGCTCCCATAAAACTTCCCATTGGTGTACGAACAGCAGAAACTATTACGACTTTTTTATTCATTTTATTGAAAATTAAATTGGTTTTGCGAATTTACTATTTTAATTGATTATATATTGCATTTTATTAAAAAAATAATGAATTGTATCTGAAAACTAATTGAATTTTAATTTTTATAAATTTTATTAAAAAAAAATTACCTCTATCTGTTTGAAATATAGAGGCTTTCAAATAAGTTTAAAAAAAATATATAAAAAAAACAAAAAAAGTGTTGTAAAATAGCTTTGTTTACTATACATTTGCAACCGCAAAAAAGATAAGTTCTTATATAGATTAAAGGAGAGGTGCCGGAGTGGTAACGGAGCAGATTGCTAATCTGTCGACGGGTAACTGTCGCCAGGGTTCGAGTCCCTGTCTCTCCGCTTTATTTTTTTCGGGGTGTAGCGTAGCCCGGTCATCGCGCCTGGTTTGGGACCAGGAGGTCGCAGGTTCGAATCCTGCCACCCCGACAATAAAAATAATGGTTGCGTAGCTCAGCTGGATAGAGCAACTCACTTCTAATGAGTAGGTCCCAGGTTCGAATCCTGGCGCGATCACAAAAAAAGCCTAGCATTTGCTAGGCTTTTTTGTTTTTTATTATTTCTCTTTTATTCTATACACTTCAAGTATTCCATAAAATATTTTGAAGGATAAAAAGTTTCGTTTAAAATTTCAGAATGAAATTCACTTTTTACATTATAATCTACTTTTTCACCGGCATATTGAACTCTTATGATTGATATAGGTGATTTTTTTAATTCTTCGTAATTGGTTTTAGTAAAAACAAAATAACCGCTTAAAACGCGAATATTTGCTTTATCTTCTTCGTTATATGATAATGTGGAACAAACATTTTCATTTATGCTTTTCAATGTTACATATTTTCCATTTTCTAATTGAAAAATTATTCTAGAAGATAAATCAAAACATTTTGATGGAATAAATAACGAGTTTTTTACAACAATTTGTATTGATAATGTTGGTACACCATTATTCTGAATTAATTTAAAAGAAATCAATTCTCGTGTAGTTCCAAAAACTTTTTCGTAAATCAGTTTTTCGGGTAAAATTCTTAAATAAGTTGAATCTGTTTTTTCTTCAAATTCATATTTACAATTGTTCTGTGAGAATAATAGAGTAGGGAACAACAGTATAAAAATCCATTTCATAATTAAATTTTTTCACAAAGTAACACTATTTTTTGGTTTTCAATATTTGTTGTAAAAAAAGCAAAAATTGTTCCACCATCAGTAATTTTAAATTTCTTTTTTATATCATCTGGTTTTAAAGGAAAGTTTCTGGTAGTCACATTCATTTTTTGCTTTTGTAAATACTTCTTACTGTTTTCTTTATCAAAATTAAAACATGTATTTATCTTAAACTTTCTACCTTGAAAATTTACAAGTTCAGTTGAAGTATAAAGATGTGAATGCTGATGCAGTTTTTTTACATTAAAAACAGAACCAACACTATCAAATTTCCCTGATTTCATTAACGCTGCATTCGGTTCATATAAATAATCATTTGGTAATGAATAGGAACTTTTAGAGTTATCATTTAGCGGAATTTTAGTTTCAAACACTTCATCTTTTTCAAGATTTACTGCAACAATATTGATATCATCTACGAAATCTTTTTCGATTTCCCACAAAATTTCTTTGACTTCATTTTCTAAAGCAATGATGTAAATATTTTTTACAAAATTTAATTCAGATAAACCTGCTTGAATATCTAAAATAGGAGCTGTTTTTACCAAAATTCTATTAGAATATTTTAAATAAAAAGGCAAAAGTTCGGGTAAATTTGGTTCGCAATCTTGCAACATAAAAACTTTACCTTTAGCTTCATTTCGTCTTGAAGGATCTAAATAAATTAAGTCAAATTTTGTATTTAATTCTTCTAAAATTTCAGTACTATTTCCGTTAATACAATTAATATTTTTAACCTTTAAAGCTTCAAAATTATGCTTTACAATTTCAGATAATTCTGAATTAATTTCACAATGTACTACTGTTTGAAATCTTTTAGAAAAGTAATAATCATCAATTCCAAATCCACCCGTTAAATCAATTATAGATTCACCTTCAAATAAAGATGCTTTGTATTCTGCGGTTTTTTCAGAAGAAGTTTGCTCAACAGAAATTTTACTTGGGTAAATAATATTTTCTGAAGAAAACCATGTAGGAAGTTTCGTTTTAGCTTTTTGTTTAGAAAGAATTTGTTCCAATAATTTACTGTAATCAACATTAGGAAATGGATTTTTTTTAAGCGCTAAATTTTTAACATCTGCGTTTAAATTATTGGTAATAAAATCTTGAATTTCAGGATTTAGAAAATTGTTCTGCGGCATTATAATTCTCTCGTTAAAGCTTTAACTACTTTGTTGTTTGGAAAAAATTCCTTTGCAATTACTTTAATTGCAGTATAAGCAGGAACAGCAATTATCATTCCGGTAACTCCAAATAAAGTTCCCGAAGCTAAGATTACTAAGAAAATTTCTAAAGGATGTGATTTTGTACTTTTTGAAAAAATAATAGGTTGACTAAAATTGTTATCTATTAACTGTACAATTCCCATTCCAATTAAAACATAAGTAAGTGTTGGTAAAACATCATTCGTAAAATCATCACCAATTCCACTTAATAAAATTAAACTCGATGCTACAATCATTCCCAATAAAGGTCCTAAGTAAGGAATGATGTTTAAAATGGCGCATAATAATGCAATAATAAAAGCATTCTCTACTCCAAAAATTAAAAAAACAATTAGATAAAGAACTAAAATTATAAATAACTGCAACATTAAACCTCCAAAATAACGCGTTAATAAGTTTGATATTGAACTCAAAGCCGTTAAAATTTTATCTTTTTGCTTTGAAGGTAATACATAATCAAATCTGTTTGAAAATTGCTCACGTTCTTTAAGAAAGAAAAAAGAAATGAATAATACTGAAGCTAAACCAATTCCTATGTTTCCAACGATAGTTACAATTGAATTAAAAATATTTGGTATAAAATCTAAATTAATACTAGATAATAATTTATTAGTTTCTAATGCACCAGATGCATTAATTCCATGTGATTCAAGATAAGTCGTTATAGAGTTAATAACTTCATTATAATTACTCTCCATTTTATCAATATCTAATAATGATAAATTTTGACCTTGAGAAACAAGTAAAGGAACAAATAAAAATAAAATGCCAATTATTAAAAGTAAAAAGAGCGAAATTGTTGTAACAACTGCTAAAGTATTTTTAAATTTTAATTTTGTTTTCAAAAAGTTTACAATAGGATTTGCAAGCAACGTAAACAAAATTGAAATAATTACATAAACTAAAATCGATGATAATTTAAAAATAAGATAGCCACTTAAGCAAATAATTGCTAAAATGAAAATGGTTCTTAATAATCCTTTTGAAAGTTCTTTTGAAGTCATTCTCAAAAATACAAAATTTAAATATTTTTTTTAGTGATTTCATACAAAGCAATACTCAAACTTTGTACAACATTCATACTACTGTTTTTACCAAACATGGTAATATGATAAGATGCTGATGTAATGTTTAGAAATTCATTTGAAACACCATAAATTTCACTTCCTATGATTATTACTAAAGGTTTATTATTTAAATCAATCTTAATATCTTGCAAAGGTTTACTAGACGAAGTTATTTCGATAGCGATAATATTACAATCAGTCTCGGTTAATTGATGAATTACTTCTTGCTTATCAAGAAATATTTCATAATCGACTTGTTTGTGGGTGTTTCTTGAAGTTTTGTTTATTTTTCTTTCAGAAAAAACGAAATTTTCACCTGTAAAAATGATTTTTTCGACACCAAAGGCATCGCAAATTCTAAAAATACTACCAATATTTTGTTGGAAATAAATTTCATCACAAATTACTATTATGGGAAATTTTTTCTCTTGAAAAGCTGTATTATAATGATTTAACTGTTCCAATAATTAATTATTAAAAACATAATTAATAATATTTGCTCCCATTTGTAAAGCTTTTAATCGTATTTCTACAGGATCATTATGCACTTCATAATCTTCCCAACCATCTCCTAAATCGCATTCGAAAGTATAAAGTAGCACTAATCGATTTTCTATAAAAATACCAAAAGCTTGTGGTCTTTTCTTGTCGTGTTCGTGAATTTTTGGTAATCCACTTGTAAATTTATACGGACCTTGAAATATTAGATGATTTACCGGAACTTCAACTAATTCGTTATTAGGAAATATTTTTTTATCTCACGTCTAATATATTCATCCATTCCATAATTATCATCAATATGTAAAAAACCACCTGCTAAAAGATAATTTCTTAAGTTAATAATTTCATTTGGAGCAAACACCACATTTCCATGACCAGTCATGTGTATAAATGGGTAAGAAAAAATATCGGAACTTTCTGCAGAAACAGTAGCTGGTTTTGAATTTAGAGTAGTTTTTATATTCTGATTACAAAATTGAATTAAATTAGGCAGAGATGTAGGATTTGCATACCAATCGCCACCTCCAGAATATTTCAACAAAGCTACTTCTTGAGCCAAGCAAATAGAAGATGCTAATAAAAAGAAATAAAGTATTGTTTTCATTTACTCATTAATTAAAGCTACTGTATGACAAGCAACTAAAGCAGCAGTTTCAGTTCTTAAACGTGTATTTCCAAGCAAAACAGGATGATAATTGCTCGAAATTGCTAATTGAATTTCTTTTTCAGAAAAATCACCTTCGGGTCCAATCAAAATTACGTAATTTTGGTTAGGCGTAATGCTTTTTTTTAATTGCTTTCTTTCTGTTTCGACACAATGAGCAATATATTTATTTTCACAATCTGTTTTTTTTATAAAATCTTTAAAGCTAATGGGTTCATTTATTTTGGGTAAAAAGAACTGATTAGATTGTTTCATAGCAGATTGAATAATTTTTTCTGCTCTATCTATTTTATAAACTTTACGTTCAGAATGTTCGCAAATAATTGGCGTGATTTCTTGAATGCCAATTTCGGTTGCTTTCTCTAAAAACCATTCAAATCGGTCGTTCATTTTTGTTGGAGCAACCGCAATGTGAAGGTTGTAATTTGGCTTTTCAAATTCTTGAATTTCAGTGATTTTTACTTCACATTTTTTCTCGGAAGCAATAGTGATTTCCGAAATAAATAAAAAACCTAATCCATTTGTAATAAATATTTTATCGTTTTCTTGTTTACGTAAAACTTTAACTATATGTTTGCTTTCTTCTTTATCGAAAGAGAAAAAAGAATCAGTGTTTTTTATATCGGCATTATAAAATAATTGCATCTGAAAATTACGAATTTAGTAGTTTGAAATTATGAAAGATAAACTACAAATAATTAATATTTAAAACTCAATTCTTGCTTTTGAAACCACTTTAGAATCGCTAAAATTATTTTCTAAAAAGTTATAATAACCTACTATTCCAATCATAGCTGCATTATCTGTTGTGTATTCAAATTTTGGAATATAGGTTTTCCAACCATATTTTGATTCTGCTTCTTTCAATGTTTTGCGAATTCCTGAATTTGCAGAAACACCGCCACCAATTGCAATTTGATTAATTCCAGTTTCTTGAACTGCAATTTTTAATTTATCCATTAAAATAGTAATGATAGTATGCTGAATAGAAGCACAAATATCGGCTTTATTTTCTTCGATAAAGTTTGGATTTTGAGCAACATTTTTTTGGATAAAGTACAAAATTTGAGTTTTTAAACCACTAAAACTAAAATCTAAACCATTGACTTTTGGCTTAGTAAAAGGAAAAGCTTTGGGATTTCCTTCTTGAGCAAATTTGTCAATTAATGGACCTCCAGGATAAGGCAAACCTAAAATTTTAGCCGATTTATCGAATGCCTCTCCAACAGCATCATCAGTAGTTTCTCCAATAATTTCTAAATCAAAAAAACTATTCACTTTAACGATTTGAGTATGTCCGCCGGAAATAGTTAAAGCTAAGAAAGGAAAAGTTGGCTTATCAAAACCTTCTTCGTGAATAAAATGTGCTAAAATATGTGCTTTCATATGATTGACAGCAACTAACGGAATATCTAAAGCTAAACTTAAAGATTTAGCAAAAGAACCGCCAACTAACAATGATCCCATTAAACCTGGACCTTGTGTAAAAGCGATACAATTTAAATCGGTTTTATTAATACCTGCTTTTTTTAACGCTACATCAATTACAGGTACAATATTTTGTTGGTGTGCTCTAGAAGCAAGTTCAGGAACAACACCACCATATTCTTCATGTACAGCCTGACGAGCAACAATATTAGACAACACTTTGTCGTTACATAAAACAGCAGCAGAAGTATCATCGCATGAACTTTCTATTGCAAGTGTATAAACTTTGTTTAAATTATTCATTTTAGGCACGAAAATTGCGTGATTACAATTGTAATAATCTTACAAAAATCCTTATTTTTGTTAATTAATACAAGATCCAATTAAAAGAGCAAATTTACAAAATATTACCGCTATCAAAAAAATAAAGAAAATATTACTTCGCAGCATTATTTTTCTGCTATTGTTTTTGCTCTTCATGGGGGTTTTATTGTCATTACCTTTTGTTCAAACTCAATTAGGAAAAGTAGCTACAAATAGCTTGAATGAGGAATTTGGAACTGATATTAGAATTGGTAGAGTAGCAATTTCTCCATTCTTAACTGTTAAACTTGGAGATGTTTTAGTTAGAGATCATCATAAAGACACTTTGTTTTATATAAAACGTCTTAATACTTCCATTTTAAATTTTAAAAAACTATACGATAATGGTCATCCATATTTGGGAGATGTAGGTTTACATGGATTAGATGCTCGAATTGTTCAATATAAAAATGAAGATGAAACTAACCTAGATAAATTTGTTGCAGCTTTCGATGATGGAACACCTTCATCTGGAAAATTTAGAATGAGTGTTACAACTTATGACGTTTACAACAGTCGTTTTAGATATATTGATGAGAATTTAGAAAATCCTAAACTGTTGGATTTTACTCAACTTAATGGAAAATTAAACGATTTTTTCATTAAAGGTCCCGATGTAACTACAAATATTGAAAAACTATCTTTTAAAGATCATCGAGGCTTAGTTGTTGAAAATTTAGCAGCAGATTTTACTTATACTAAAAGAAATATTCTTTTAGAAAATTTAGATGTTCATTCAAAAGAATCTCACGTTAAAGGTAGAGTTGAGCTATTGTATAAAAGAGAAGATTTTGCAAATTTTAATGATAAAGTTAGATGGCAAGCAGATATTAAAGAAAGTGTCATTGCATCTAATGATCTAAATTACTTTTATGACGAATTTGGAAAGAATAATAAATTCAAATTAGAAACAGAACTTAAAGGAACATTAAACAATTTTATTACACATAATTTACATTTAACTGATTCTTATAATTCGGAAATAATTGGTGATGTTAATTTTAAAAACTTATTTAAAAAAGGTGAATCTTTCTACATAAATGGTGATTTTGACAAAATACATTCAAATTATCAAAATTTAGGCAAAATATTACCAAGAATTCTTGGCGATAATTTACCAAGTTCTTTGGCTAAACTAGGGGAAGTAAATGTTTCAGGTCTAATTGAGCTTACAGATAATTACATAAATTCTAATGTTGATTTAAATTCAAATATTGGTTCGGTAATAGCTGATTTATCGATTCAAGATTTTGGTAATATTGATAATGCGAGTTATAAAGGAACCTTAGATTTAAATAGCTTTAACATTGGAGTTTTATTAAATGATTCTTCATTTAAAAATGTAACTGCAAATGTTTTGGTTAATGGTAAAGGATTTACTCAAAAGTATTTAAATACTTTAGTAGAAGGTCATATAGACCAATTATATTTTAACGGTTATAATTATACAAATATTGATATTGATGGTGCTATG from Flavobacterium haoranii encodes:
- the tsaD gene encoding tRNA (adenosine(37)-N6)-threonylcarbamoyltransferase complex transferase subunit TsaD, yielding MNNLNKVYTLAIESSCDDTSAAVLCNDKVLSNIVARQAVHEEYGGVVPELASRAHQQNIVPVIDVALKKAGINKTDLNCIAFTQGPGLMGSLLVGGSFAKSLSLALDIPLVAVNHMKAHILAHFIHEEGFDKPTFPFLALTISGGHTQIVKVNSFFDLEIIGETTDDAVGEAFDKSAKILGLPYPGGPLIDKFAQEGNPKAFPFTKPKVNGLDFSFSGLKTQILYFIQKNVAQNPNFIEENKADICASIQHTIITILMDKLKIAVQETGINQIAIGGGVSANSGIRKTLKEAESKYGWKTYIPKFEYTTDNAAMIGIVGYYNFLENNFSDSKVVSKARIEF
- a CDS encoding acetyl-CoA C-acyltransferase; amino-acid sequence: MNKKVVIVSAVRTPMGSFMGALSTVPATKLGATAIKGALAKINLDPKEVNEVLMGNVVQAGNGQAPARQAAMYAGLPDTVPCTTVNKVCASGMKAVMQGAQAIMSGDADVIIAGGMENMSLIPHYVHLRNGVKFGPTTMVDGLQKDGLTDAYDNNAMGVCADLCASEYNISREEQDRFAIQSYERSAAAWEAGKFNTEIVPVEVPQRRGEPIIVSKDEEFTNVKLDRIPSLPAVFTKEGTVTAANASTINDGAAALVLMSEEKANELGLKPLAYIKSYADAAHEPKWFTTAPAKALPKALDKAGLSISDIEYFEFNEAFSVVGLANAKILGLSENNINVNGGAVSLGHPLGCSGARIIVTLINVLEQNNAKFGAAAICNGGGGASAIVIERA
- a CDS encoding 16S rRNA (uracil(1498)-N(3))-methyltransferase, with protein sequence MQLFYNADIKNTDSFFSFDKEESKHIVKVLRKQENDKIFITNGLGFLFISEITIASEKKCEVKITEIQEFEKPNYNLHIAVAPTKMNDRFEWFLEKATEIGIQEITPIICEHSERKVYKIDRAEKIIQSAMKQSNQFFLPKINEPISFKDFIKKTDCENKYIAHCVETERKQLKKSITPNQNYVILIGPEGDFSEKEIQLAISSNYHPVLLGNTRLRTETAALVACHTVALINE
- a CDS encoding C40 family peptidase, which codes for MFGICNLAIVPVRLEASDRSEQVTQLLFGEHFKVLDHQLKWTKIEIAFDNYQGWIDNKQFQFISEAQFEILQNTPLVLSNDLIEFVSNSNNELLPISMGSSLSFLNDENINDKNYTFEGIRTCGIKPKLDLIKTAFMYLNAPYLWGGKTPFGIDCSGFTQMVYKLNGYHLLRDASQQATQGEALSFIEESEPGDLAFFDNEEGNIIHVGIMLENNHIIHASGKVRIDFLDHLGIYNAETNRHTHKLRVIKKII
- a CDS encoding class I SAM-dependent methyltransferase, which encodes MPQNNFLNPEIQDFITNNLNADVKNLALKKNPFPNVDYSKLLEQILSKQKAKTKLPTWFSSENIIYPSKISVEQTSSEKTAEYKASLFEGESIIDLTGGFGIDDYYFSKRFQTVVHCEINSELSEIVKHNFEALKVKNINCINGNSTEILEELNTKFDLIYLDPSRRNEAKGKVFMLQDCEPNLPELLPFYLKYSNRILVKTAPILDIQAGLSELNFVKNIYIIALENEVKEILWEIEKDFVDDINIVAVNLEKDEVFETKIPLNDNSKSSYSLPNDYLYEPNAALMKSGKFDSVGSVFNVKKLHQHSHLYTSTELVNFQGRKFKINTCFNFDKENSKKYLQKQKMNVTTRNFPLKPDDIKKKFKITDGGTIFAFFTTNIENQKIVLLCEKI
- a CDS encoding TrmH family RNA methyltransferase, producing MEQLNHYNTAFQEKKFPIIVICDEIYFQQNIGSIFRICDAFGVEKIIFTGENFVFSERKINKTSRNTHKQVDYEIFLDKQEVIHQLTETDCNIIAIEITSSSKPLQDIKIDLNNKPLVIIIGSEIYGVSNEFLNITSASYHITMFGKNSSMNVVQSLSIALYEITKKNI
- a CDS encoding AI-2E family transporter → MTSKELSKGLLRTIFILAIICLSGYLIFKLSSILVYVIISILFTLLANPIVNFLKTKLKFKNTLAVVTTISLFLLLIIGILFLFVPLLVSQGQNLSLLDIDKMESNYNEVINSITTYLESHGINASGALETNKLLSSINLDFIPNIFNSIVTIVGNIGIGLASVLFISFFFLKEREQFSNRFDYVLPSKQKDKILTALSSISNLLTRYFGGLMLQLFIILVLYLIVFLIFGVENAFIIALLCAILNIIPYLGPLLGMIVASSLILLSGIGDDFTNDVLPTLTYVLIGMGIVQLIDNNFSQPIIFSKSTKSHPLEIFLVILASGTLFGVTGMIIAVPAYTAIKVIAKEFFPNNKVVKALTREL